The DNA segment TCCCGCTTCCTTCGGCCCCGAACAGCTGCCGGTGCTAGCAGGTTTTTTGATCTTTTACCGCAAGGCTTAAGTTATGGCGTAGAGGTTCGCCATTTAGCCTTTTTTGCCAAGGGAGACGCAGAGCGAGCACTAAATCGCCTGTTGATGGACAGACAAGCCAATCGCATTATCATGGACAGTCGGCCACTGTTTGCCCTGCCGCCCGCTAACGAGGCCATTATCGATGCCCATAAGAAAAAACCACAGGTGCCCGTTCACGCTATCGCGACCGCCCATGCGCCCGTGGTGCGTTTTATTGGCCAAACGGATGGCACGATTGAAGCCTTAGCAGCGAGTAACGATAAATTGCAGGTAAAGAATAACGATAGCTTTTTTAACAACTGGCTAAGGCAACTCGCACTCTGGATAAAAGAAGGCCGTGAGCCCTATCTGTTTATCCATACGCCCGATAACCAGACCGCGCCCGAATTAGCGGTACGTTTATACCAGCAGTTGCAGCAACAACTGGCCGATGAGGTCAGCTTGCCCACTATTCAGTTGCACAAAGCGTTGGCAGAGTCTGCCGCGCAGATGCAACTGACGTGGTAAAGAATACCGTTAACCCCAGAGCGCGTTAGCAGTAATAAAAACCAATGCAGATAAGAGCATGGTAATCGGCAGTGTCAGCACCCAAGCTAATAAGATCTGCTTAATGGTTTGGCTTTGTAAGCCTGAGCGATTGGCCACCATAGTGCCCGCCACCGCCGAAGACAGAATATGGGTGGTTGAAACCGGCATACCCGTCACGCTGGCGATCCCAATCGATGCCGCCGCCGTCACCTGCGCCGCAATCCCTTGGCTGTAGGTCATCCCCGAGGAGCCTATCTTCTCACCGACCGTATAAACAATGCGGCGCCAACCCACTAAGGTGCCACAGCCCAAGGCCGTCGCAATGGCTACGATCACCCACAAAGGCGCGTATTCGGTTGACTTAGTTAAGTCCTTACGCCATTTATTGAGTGATGTTAACTCCTTGGCGGGTAAGTCTAATTTTGCCACTTTGCGCGCAGTATCATCGATACACAGCAGCAAGCGGCGCACTTCACGACGTTCTTCGACACTCATCTCTTGAAAACTGCTGGCCTTATCTAAACGGCGATCGAGCAGCGACATGGCCGGTAATACGGTTTGCGCCGAGCAGTGGCTCAGTAAAGTGTCAGTCACATTCACTTGTGCTTTAACATCCACCTGATCGCTAATCACAGCTTGATTGCGACTGTAGATAGCCATAATGCGGCGGTTAGCATCCTGTGTTCTCGCCAAATCATAGGATTGGCTACTCATGTCAAGGGCAAAATACGCTGGCGCCATACAGATCAGTACCAGCATCACTAAGCCAATGCCCTTTTGGCCATCGTTAGAACCGTGGGCAAAGCTCACCCCCATGGCCGAGGCAATCAAACTGACGCGCGCCCAGAACGGCGGATGGCGTTTGCCATTAATCTGAAATTGTTCATCGGGGGTGCGGTGGATCTTGTGCTTTTGCCACACAAACTTCATTAGCAATAACAGTATCCCCGCCAGCACAAACCCCAGTGTGGGCGAAATGATCAACGACAGCATAATCTGCGTGGCTTTGGTGAGGTTGATGCCATGCAGTACAGGTTCATTGTGTATCCAGGCGAACGCGCCGCCAACACCCATAATCGAGCCAATCAGGGTATGGGAACTGGAGGCAGGAATGCCAAAATACCAAGTCCCTAAGTTCCAAATAATGGCCGAAAAGAGCAGTGAGAACACCATCAACAGCCCTTGGGTTGAATCCATTCCCAGTAAAGAATCGACGGGCAGCAAATGCACTATGGCGTAGGCGACGCCAAGTCCGCCGAGCAGCACTCCGGCAAAGTTGAACAGGGCTGAAGAAATCACCGCGAGGTTGGCAGGCATTGCCTTGGTGTAGATGACTGTGGCAACAGCATTGGCGGTATCGTGGAAACCATTGATAAATTCGTAGGCCAGCACAAATAACACCGCTAGCACTAAAGCTACCGACCAACCCAGGCCGATAGAAGTCAATATCTCAAACATGAATCGCTAACCTATAACGAGGACGCCACAGATTACGCCTAAGGTTGGCCTCTTTGACAGTGAAAAATTATTTAGATTTGCAAAAAGTGAATCAGTCCTCAATAACTCCGTGTCAGGCTTGCATTTAACACTGGCTTGATTTTATTCGGTGCCAATGAACATTCAGGCCGCAAAAAATACTCAAAATATTGATTCAATTTAATAAATGCCAACTAAATAGAGTATTCTGCACCATAAGTCGTAATAGCGTTATATCCCATGATCGCCTAACCGAAATCGTTGTGGCGTCATCCCAAAACGCTCCTTGAAAGCTTTGATATAGGATGAATCATTTTGATAACCAATTTGGTGTGCCACATTCTGTATTGACAGGTCAGTGGCCAATAGTGATAGCGAATAGATCAACCGTAAATGTTGGCGCCATAATCCGAAGGAAGAACCAAACTCCCTAACAAATAGCCTCGACAATGTTCGTTCCGATGCCCCAACCATCTCACCCCATTTCGCTAAAGATAAATCTAAAGCTGGCGTTTGAGTTAAGTGCTCAAAAATCAATTTTAGGCGCCTATCTTGCGGTATCAATAACTTAAAAGTCTGTCCCTCTGCACTATTAATTTGATCGTATAACACCTCAAGCAAACGCTGTATTGCCGGCAGAGCTATTGGTTCAACATTCATTTGGGTATTAAAAACACATTGTTTTCTGATCGTTAACACTAATTCCCTTAGAAAAGCACTCATAGCGACCGGTTTTATCGTGGCGCCATAATCTCGACCACACATAGGATTCAGATAGACACCAATAAAACAAGTATCAGTAATCGCAACAGACTCATGTATCACCCCTGCTGGCACAAAAAGCGCTGTGGTATGGGGAACTAAGAACAGTGCCCCATTTGCTTCTGTCTGTAACAGGCCTTGAAGCGGAAGAATAAGCTGATGCCAACAGTGCTTATGTAAAACATCCACATACCCCTTCTGCATCTCAATCGTTTTTACAAAGCAAGGCATATTAGGTGCTTGCTCAATAATAGTGTTAATCGAATCAGGTTGGCGACTTAACATTATTACTTGTCCATATGACGTTATTCGGCCAAATAAAAGAATTGTAGCATAGCGTAATCTCATAAAAGACACAGGAAAACTCAATGCAGATTCATTGCATTATTCATGAAAGCTATGAAGGTCCAGGATATTTTAGTGATTGGGCCGCCAGCAAAAACTACAAAATGAGCTTTAGCAGAGTCTATCTAGGTGAAGCCCTCCCCGAAGATACTGATGGTTTTGATCTGTTAATTATCCTCGGAGGCCCTCAGTCTCCCGCCACATGCCAAAGCGATTGGCCATATTTTGATAGTCAAGCAGAACAAAGACTTATCAGACAAGCTATTCAAACAAATAAAGCCGTTGTGGGGGTTTGCCTTGGCGCACAATTAATTGGCGAAGCATTAGGCGCCCATTATCAAAAGAGCCCACATGCCGAGATTGGTTATTTCCCCATAGAGCTAACGGCAGCAGGTAAAAATGATATTAACCTTAAGACATTTTCGACAACCGAAATAGTCGGCCACTGGCATAACGACATGCCAGGCCTCACTCCCAATAGCGAAGTACTCGCCACCAGTGAAGCTTGCCCACGGCAAATTGTACGTTACACAAATTTAGTTTATGGATTCCAATGCCATCTTGAATTTATCAGTAGTCAATTGACGCCACTCATTGCCCAAGAACAGGCTTTTTCCAATATGCATACCATGTCATACATTCAAAGTCCTGAGTTCATCCTGGAGCAATCAACGACTCAGATGAATCAGTTGCTGGGGCATTTTTTAGATAATCTAGTCTTAGCCTATCAAGCGGTATAAACACCATACTGAGTAAAAAGTAGCTAAGGCCAAAACAAAAACGCCAGCACAGGGCTGGCGTTTTAAGATTTAAAACTGAGTCACGGCTTACTGCAGATGACCGGCGTTATGCAATTCACGCTCGTTCACTGGTGGTGGTGTCCACTGGTACATCCAGGTCTCAGTTAATGGCTGACCATCTACCTCTAAGTAAACTCTGAGGTTAATCGGCTCAACGCTGTCTTCTGGCGGCACTAGGTCAAACATAGCGCGGTAACCGTTGATCGCATGTTGTGGGCGAGCAGATTCGATTTCCACACGACCCTGAGAGGTCGAAATCACCGCTTTCACTTGGGTATCTTTACCCAGCATAGGTAAGGAACCACCAGCAAAATCAATCACAAAGCGCTTGCTATAGTACTTACGCTTTTGACCAACCACACCACCAATACCGGTAAAGGTATCGACTACGCGGGCACGGGGTGACTGCACGGGTGGAATACCGCCCCAGTACATGTTGTAGCTGTAGAGCAACTCTTGACCTGGCTGAATAGGCTCTGCTGGGTTCCAAAACGCCACGATATTGTCGAAGGTTTCATCCAGTGTTGGAATTTCCACTAACTGCACCGAACCTTTACCCCAGTTGCCAGTAGGCTCAATCCACAGGCTTGGACGCTTCTCGTAGAACACGCCATCATCTTGATAATGGTCGAAGTTACGGTCGCGCTGCATTAAACCAAAGCCCTTTGGATTCTCATCGCTATAGGCATTGAAACGCAGGTTGCTTGGGTTACCCAGCGGACGCCAAATCCATTCACCGTTCCCCGTGTGCATGGCAAGACCGTCTGAATCGTGGATCTCTTGACGCCAGTCGTAACCGGTGCGGCGATCGTTTTCACCCACCATGTACATACTGGTCAGTGGTGCAACGCCTAAACGTTCGATGGCCTTACGCGGGTAAATCGCCGCATCGACCTTCATTTTTAAACGCTCACCCGGCTCGATATCAAAACGGTAAGCCCCTGTCACACTTGGTGAATCTAACAGAGCGTACACAGTCGCAATATTAGAACCCGGTTGTGGTTTCTCTAACCAGAAACGGGTAAACATAGGGAATTCTTCAGGCTTAGGCAGCGCAGTGTCTACCGCTAAACCACGGGCAGATAGACCATATTGCATTTCCTGACCTACGGCGCGGAAATAGCTGGCACCTAAGAAGGCGACCACGTCACGCTGCCAGTCGGTATTAAACTGCATTCTAAACCCAGCAAAACCTAGGTCTTTTGGTAGCTGGCTACCCTTTACCTTGGATTTACCGTAATCGAACATGGAAGACGAATATTCGATCAGCTTTGCCTTGCCATTTTCCAATTGGTAAATATGCACAGGCGTATCGAAGTACAGACCTAAGTGGAATAACTCGGCGCGAAACTCCGAATCATCCTCACGCCACAGGGCGGCTTTTTTCTTGAAATGGAACTGCTGGTAATCATCCCAGCTCATGCCCTGTAAGCTTTTTGGCAACTCGCCCTTATGGCTCACATAGGACTCAGCCGCCAGCGTATGGGCATAGCCTTTCAACCAGGCGTAGCTAAACTCTTCTTCCTGCGGGGCACTTGCCTTACCCGCTGCACAAGCAGATAAGCTTAACAACACGCTGCAGGTGAGTAGCACACTGCCCACCATGCGTTGTAAACGGCTACGGGTAGACTGAGCTTCCACCGACGGCATCACCATCGGCTCACGATTAAAATGTCTTTGTTCGGGAAATAAATTGGGTTGCATAAGCAGACTCTGATTTGGTGTAACTTCCTGACACTTCTCTGCAAAAGTAAGCAATATTGCAGTGACTGCCCTGTGGAGAACTGTTGATGACAGTGATAACCATACCTCTATCTCCATCAGTTCGCCAGAATCTAACATAATTTCGACGCAATGGAATATGTCACATTGACAATATTCAATACTGACGCCAGTTTATGAAAATAGTATTAAAAAGGGCTGCAAAATGCAGCCCTTAGCAGTCATAAAACCGATGAGGTTAAGAGTTTGTATCCAGCACTGTTTTACGTTTGTTATGGGCAATAATCAAGGCCACTAAACACACTACGCCGACCGCAATCCCCACGGGTTGACTCAGAGATTGAGGCAAACCTAAACCAATACCCGCCGTCATGATGTAAGAGATGGTCACACAGGTTCCGGCAATCGCAGGCAAACTCACAATCCAATGGAAGCTGCCTCTATCGAACAGGTACTTAGTCGCCAACCACAGCACGCTTGTCGATAACAGCATGTTTGAGAAGGCGAAATAACGCCAGATCAAGGAGAAGTCGATCTTAGTCATAAAGTAAGCGATCGTCAGGATAGGCGCTGCCACCAGCAAGCGATTACGCATACTCTGTGGGATGTTAAAGGCGTCGATAATGGTGAGACGCAGCGATCTAAATGCAGTATCACCCGAGGTAATAGGGAATACAGCCACCGCAATAATTGCCATTACACCGCCTAATACACCAAGATAGCTAGTAGCCACTTGGTTAACGACCAGGCCTGGACCACCTTGGTCGAGTAAGCTCTTAAGCTCAACATAACCACCTGGGAAGGCCGCAATACCCGCAGTTGCCCACACGCAAGCCACAACACCTTCAGCCACCATAGCGCCATAGTAAACCGGGCGAACGTATTTCTCGTTGGTCAGGCAGCGCGCCATAATAGGTGCTTGAGTCGAGTGGAAACCACTGATTGCACCACAGGTAATAGTCACAAACAGCAATGGCCAAATCGGTAAACCGTCTGGGTTAGGCTCGAGTAACTCATTGTTGTAATGGCTGTGGTTGAAGTAAGCAAACACATCGCCCATTTCGGGTAACTGTGGCGCGCTGATCAGCAGAGCAACCGCAATCGAAGTGGTCATAACGATCATCAACAGACCAAAAGCGGGATACAGCTTAGTGATGATCTTATCGATTGGCAGCATAGTGGCTAAGAAGTAATAAGCCAAAATCACTAACACCCAGAAGGTGTTATTGCCAAAAATGGTATCTTTAAAATAGTCGAGGTTACTTAACAGACCCGCTGGGCTCATGATAAACACCACGCCCACGAAGAACAGTAACATCGCAGTAAACAGCAGCATCACGCCTTTAAAGTAGACATTAAAGTAGTGACCGGCGATTTCTGGCAGGCTCTTACCGTCTTCTTTAATGCTTAACACGCCCGAGAAATAGTCGTGTACCGCACCACCAATAATGTTACCTAACACAATCCAGAGTAAGGCGACTGGACCATATAAAGCACCTAGGATAGGACCAAAAATCGGGCCGACACCGGCAACGTTTAAGAATTGGATCAAAAACGCTTTAGCGGGGTGAACGGGCACATAATCCACGCCGTCTTCGAATCTTGCTTGGGGAGTTTGCGCTTTAGGATCAATCCCTGCTTGGCGCTCAACAAATGGGCTATAAAACTTGTATGCCAGCACTAAGAGCGCAAGGCATAAGAAGAAAATAAACATTATTTAATTATCCATACTTTAGTAGGAGGTGATTAAATGGAGAGTTTCATTGAGTTAGCCAATGAGGTCAAGCCATCAGGTACTAGACTAAAGTCGGGTTGATAAATCTAAATTTACGATAAAACACGTGTATCTAAATAGATTTATTAAATAATATATCGGCTCCCAATATGCCAAAATCTCATGTTAAGGGCTTTAAGCCTTTGGTTAGCGTGACGGTTTAAGCATCAGCGCAGCACAAACTCCAACAAAGGTGCCACATCGTCAGCCTCTTGAATGAGTCTGTCCATCTTTACAAACCCATGGCGCAGCAACACCCGCTGGGACGCAAGATTATGCTGTGCTACATGGGCAAAAAGCGGCCTTGAGGTCACTAAAGGTAAAAATGCGCTTAAGGTTAAGGTTGCCACCCCGCGCCCCCAAAATGCGCGGTCAATCCAGTAACCAATCATCGCCTGACCATCCATATGCCAATGGCCAATATTGCCAACCAGCAAGCCATCGACTTCTATTCCCCGTGCCAGTACCGACGCCTGTCCGAGGATATTTTGCTGCCAATGAAGGTAAAACGCCTCACGATCCCGCGAAGGAAATTGCGCCAATTGGGACGCTATCGGATCCTGTTGATGGGTGAAGATCAACTCCAGATCGTCTTGCCCTATGGGCCTCAATGTCACATTCGATACCCGTGTTTGCTTATCCATCCTATATCCCTATTCGATTTAATTTAGTGTGATTCTATTTCGAGATTCGCCGCCAGCTAAAAAAATGGGCGCATAACCCAAGCAGAGGTTAGCGCCCTAAGAGGCAAAACAACATCATTAAAACTGACAAAATCACATTAAGGTAGAGAGGGTTAACGCAAATTCAGCACATCACTCTCGAACACTAACTGAAGATCACGGCAAATACGGGCGCGCCCAGCACCATAGCAATCCCGATAAAAATCATGGTCAAACTGGCAATAACCCCCTCTTGCTGGCCTAACTCACTGGCTTTTGCGGCGCCCGCACCGTGGGCCGAAGCGCCCAATGC comes from the Shewanella seohaensis genome and includes:
- a CDS encoding glucan biosynthesis protein produces the protein MQPNLFPEQRHFNREPMVMPSVEAQSTRSRLQRMVGSVLLTCSVLLSLSACAAGKASAPQEEEFSYAWLKGYAHTLAAESYVSHKGELPKSLQGMSWDDYQQFHFKKKAALWREDDSEFRAELFHLGLYFDTPVHIYQLENGKAKLIEYSSSMFDYGKSKVKGSQLPKDLGFAGFRMQFNTDWQRDVVAFLGASYFRAVGQEMQYGLSARGLAVDTALPKPEEFPMFTRFWLEKPQPGSNIATVYALLDSPSVTGAYRFDIEPGERLKMKVDAAIYPRKAIERLGVAPLTSMYMVGENDRRTGYDWRQEIHDSDGLAMHTGNGEWIWRPLGNPSNLRFNAYSDENPKGFGLMQRDRNFDHYQDDGVFYEKRPSLWIEPTGNWGKGSVQLVEIPTLDETFDNIVAFWNPAEPIQPGQELLYSYNMYWGGIPPVQSPRARVVDTFTGIGGVVGQKRKYYSKRFVIDFAGGSLPMLGKDTQVKAVISTSQGRVEIESARPQHAINGYRAMFDLVPPEDSVEPINLRVYLEVDGQPLTETWMYQWTPPPVNERELHNAGHLQ
- a CDS encoding helix-turn-helix domain-containing protein, which gives rise to MLSRQPDSINTIIEQAPNMPCFVKTIEMQKGYVDVLHKHCWHQLILPLQGLLQTEANGALFLVPHTTALFVPAGVIHESVAITDTCFIGVYLNPMCGRDYGATIKPVAMSAFLRELVLTIRKQCVFNTQMNVEPIALPAIQRLLEVLYDQINSAEGQTFKLLIPQDRRLKLIFEHLTQTPALDLSLAKWGEMVGASERTLSRLFVREFGSSFGLWRQHLRLIYSLSLLATDLSIQNVAHQIGYQNDSSYIKAFKERFGMTPQRFRLGDHGI
- a CDS encoding type 1 glutamine amidotransferase, with translation MQIHCIIHESYEGPGYFSDWAASKNYKMSFSRVYLGEALPEDTDGFDLLIILGGPQSPATCQSDWPYFDSQAEQRLIRQAIQTNKAVVGVCLGAQLIGEALGAHYQKSPHAEIGYFPIELTAAGKNDINLKTFSTTEIVGHWHNDMPGLTPNSEVLATSEACPRQIVRYTNLVYGFQCHLEFISSQLTPLIAQEQAFSNMHTMSYIQSPEFILEQSTTQMNQLLGHFLDNLVLAYQAV
- a CDS encoding carbon starvation CstA family protein — its product is MFIFFLCLALLVLAYKFYSPFVERQAGIDPKAQTPQARFEDGVDYVPVHPAKAFLIQFLNVAGVGPIFGPILGALYGPVALLWIVLGNIIGGAVHDYFSGVLSIKEDGKSLPEIAGHYFNVYFKGVMLLFTAMLLFFVGVVFIMSPAGLLSNLDYFKDTIFGNNTFWVLVILAYYFLATMLPIDKIITKLYPAFGLLMIVMTTSIAVALLISAPQLPEMGDVFAYFNHSHYNNELLEPNPDGLPIWPLLFVTITCGAISGFHSTQAPIMARCLTNEKYVRPVYYGAMVAEGVVACVWATAGIAAFPGGYVELKSLLDQGGPGLVVNQVATSYLGVLGGVMAIIAVAVFPITSGDTAFRSLRLTIIDAFNIPQSMRNRLLVAAPILTIAYFMTKIDFSLIWRYFAFSNMLLSTSVLWLATKYLFDRGSFHWIVSLPAIAGTCVTISYIMTAGIGLGLPQSLSQPVGIAVGVVCLVALIIAHNKRKTVLDTNS
- a CDS encoding GNAT family N-acetyltransferase; the encoded protein is MDKQTRVSNVTLRPIGQDDLELIFTHQQDPIASQLAQFPSRDREAFYLHWQQNILGQASVLARGIEVDGLLVGNIGHWHMDGQAMIGYWIDRAFWGRGVATLTLSAFLPLVTSRPLFAHVAQHNLASQRVLLRHGFVKMDRLIQEADDVAPLLEFVLR
- a CDS encoding inorganic phosphate transporter: MFEILTSIGLGWSVALVLAVLFVLAYEFINGFHDTANAVATVIYTKAMPANLAVISSALFNFAGVLLGGLGVAYAIVHLLPVDSLLGMDSTQGLLMVFSLLFSAIIWNLGTWYFGIPASSSHTLIGSIMGVGGAFAWIHNEPVLHGINLTKATQIMLSLIISPTLGFVLAGILLLLMKFVWQKHKIHRTPDEQFQINGKRHPPFWARVSLIASAMGVSFAHGSNDGQKGIGLVMLVLICMAPAYFALDMSSQSYDLARTQDANRRIMAIYSRNQAVISDQVDVKAQVNVTDTLLSHCSAQTVLPAMSLLDRRLDKASSFQEMSVEERREVRRLLLCIDDTARKVAKLDLPAKELTSLNKWRKDLTKSTEYAPLWVIVAIATALGCGTLVGWRRIVYTVGEKIGSSGMTYSQGIAAQVTAAASIGIASVTGMPVSTTHILSSAVAGTMVANRSGLQSQTIKQILLAWVLTLPITMLLSALVFITANALWG